TTCCCTCAGGTTGGAACTTTGAAGTCTTCACTTGCAAAATATTTTGTTCCTGTTAATGTTTGTTCCTGCGAACTTGTTCCTTATTGTACCTGCCATTTTGGAATGGCAACCTCGTCTTTTTCATACTACTTTCCAAATGCTGTATACATACTTTTTTGTATATTGAACTCTGAAATTGCTTATTTATCTGCTTAGAAGTTAGATATCACTCGAACTGCTTACGGTTACAGGTATGACTGGCTGGCAAACAAGACTCTTCGAGCTGGATACTTCCTGTGGGTGATGATTGCTTATGGCTTAGGTAAGAGATGATATTACAGTGCCCGTGAAAAAAATGGTTTGTTTGTTGTTGGTaaaggaattaaaatataactccTTTCTCACCTATGGCACGTCTTCTCATTACATACGTGGCACTAAATTTGATGGATGGACATGGTCAACCTGCACTCCTTTACATTGCCCCTTTTACACTCCGTAAAATTTGTTACTGTCAAGAAATTGAACGCCTTAGTCTCTTTACTGTCAGCTTGATAAATTCCATGCCTTGATGCAGGAACCTTTTTTATTCTGGAGAGAAAGCTAGGTGATTTGAGAGTTCTCTGGACAAGAGGAGAATCAGAAAGACCCTGCCCCCATATCCAACTCGAACCCAACATAGTGATGAGTTAAACGATGAAAAGTAAGACCTTTTTCCGTAGTTACAATATTGTAAATGTGTGGCTGAGGCTGATGATCATTCAAAACCTACTTTTGATCTAGCATAAATCTCAATGCCCTTTAAAGCTATGTAGGGCATGTTATCAATTAGCATTAGCATgtcccatttttttttaaacagaaATAATACAAGTAATTTGCAGTATTTGATAATGTTGAAGAATTGCTTATGAAATAATTCACAGCTTTCAGCCCAGCTCCATTTTGCTGTAAGTATTTCAGTATGTAATCTTTTAGaaatctaaattttcttttagtttccCTTGTGGCtaagattatattatattgtcTATATATAACATGCTGCATTATCAAGCATATTTCCTAAAATCATGCAAGGATCATGACAGCTCAAGGTTAAGAGAGCACCAGAGATTTGAAGgcttaaaaataattgattaccTTCATGGAACATGAACGGTTCAATAATGTCTAGATGTGTCTGAGCTGAAATTATTGACTCGAGAagaaattagaatatataaatggaAGCCAAAaattcaatgactaaattgtacaTGCACATATCATTATATGATATGGCAGAAATATTTTGCAGAactaagaagaagaaaagaatacaGTTGCATGTTGATGAAGGGAATGGAAAGATTGGGATGATAATAACTTTGATTATCAGTCAAACCGACCATTAGGTAGCTGCCAGTTGTCTAATTGATACCCACTTGCTACCTTGTTGACAAAAGAAAGACAAATGGGCAAATGCCATGTGCCAATGGGAAAGGGTAGttggttgatgatgatgatgattagGAGTGTAATTCTAATACTACAAGAAAGCTCCTGAATAAATCAGtttttttgaaactaaaattgatgTTGGGACTCGGGAGGAACTAAAAGGGCTGCACAAGTGCAGGGTGTGGGGCTATGGCAGCATGTGAGTGTGAGTTGTCTACCATGATTGGCTTTCCTGCTTTTTCATATAAAGTTGAAAAGACAAGAGTATATCACTCTGCCAAGGAGGATCTCTCGTCTTCCTCTCTGGCTAAcagcaaaattaaaataataaataaataaagtgacAGGAACTTTATACTTGTTCTTGTTTATTATCATGTCGTATGTTTAGGTGATggaaatattaatatatgtagagctaaaatacttaaaatttatcaaagaatAAGCTAGTACAATCCATGCGTATACAGGGATGGATACAGGCGATGGGGATACCactttcttcaaattttcagatttatgaattttatgacATTCGTTTTTCTTGGCTAAATTGTgttttatacaattcggtccctTTCAcctataagtttatattttatattaacaaagtattttttagtttttaattatataattttaataataattaaatattaatgtatgaCGAGTCTTGAAAGATTATATTTAGAGACCTAATATGAactttaaagttaaattttagaattaattgatttggcttacacacatacttatatattaggttagtgatttttttttatattttgatttgtatgtcTTGCATCCAAAGAGAACCTCACAATTGAACATTACTTTCGATTTGATATATTCACTGCTAGTATTGATTCATTGCTAACAAAAATGAATTCTTGCTTTAATGATGAGGTAGTGGAGTTACTTGTTCTTAGCTTTGGATCCATGTGATAATTGCAAAGTTTTTTGTGTGGAAATATCTGCAAACTTATAAATGATTTTACGGAATTGAAGTATTTTCAACTTGATACTCATCAAAAAATGGAGTTGCAGAAAGTTTCTACAATTGTTGACTTGTATCAAGTGCTAGCTAAGACAAATAAGTTAAGTATTTATCCTCTCCTTGATAGAATTATTCATCTTGTACTAACTCTTCCCGTGTCTACTACAACAACTGAACGAGCATTTTTAGCCAATAAAATTATGAAGACAAAACTTCACGATAGAATGGAGGATGACTTTCTTTCAACTTACTTGGTGGCATATATCGAAAAAGAGATACCTTGAGAATTTTCAACAAATTCTATCATTGATGAGTTCGATTTTATGAAAAAACGGATGGTGTAATTTAGGATGCCTAGTATTGAGAAATAGGACTAATgtcaagtttttttaatttaatttttgaattataataatattgatgAAATTTAGTATAGTAttagttatttctttttatacattgaaaagaaatatttaattttatatagtgtgattttttaattttttacaattaaaccattcatatttttataaaatattaaatttatttatttaataagaaaaaaatccaaaaaaaacacttttttacgttaaaaaaatgttcaaatttaaaattttacccctTTGCAGTAAAATCTTGAATCCGTGTGTTGTATATAAGTAAACAAATATTAGTTGGTTTAttctagaggtgctcatgggccgggcagcccggcccggcccgacggcccgcccgaaatatgggagggtttgcgtaaaaatataggcccgaaatatgggcttgggcaaaaaaaagaggcccgtttagaaaaacgggccgggcctcgggcaccactttttcggCCTGGCccgatttaataaatatatttatttttttaaatttgaaatatttttttacatacttttttaatttttttttaaattttaaaatatttttaaaatactttttttaattttttttaatttttttaatttttttaattttaaaatattttaaaaatactttttttaattttttaaaatttataaaataaaaatgagccGGGCCGGGCTTAtatttttttcccgggccgagcctgggcaaaatcttaggcccatatttcgggccgggccgggtcaagtccgggcctaggacccgggccgaaaattttttatgggcccggcccgaaccatgagcacctctagtttgTTCATGGATAGTAGAGCTGAAGGAACAAATCTCTTACAGATTGTTACGAGAAAAGGATTCTTCTTCTGCCTTACCATTCCATGAAGCTTCTAATCTTGGAAATATGCTAAAaccatttttgcaaaaaaaaaaaaaaaccacaatGAAAACCCATTTTATATTAACTTcttttggattcataaaattatattaatattctttttttataaagtatGACTGTTTCaaccaaatattaaattttacatgaattattatattatattttattaaatatatcttagatttaaattaatttaatatataatataaaaataaaaaaaaactatttaaattttaatttacaaacTATTGATGCTATGCTgacaaaacttaaataaatattttttatatgttatattaaatgttattaaacGTAGGAGGGTGAGTGGTGATACGGAATCAACAACAGTCATTTACCCTGGCCTTCCCTCGCTTCCTGTTCTATTACCCCACACATACATAGCCGTTGTTGTTTTGCCCACTCCTCACGTGGCTGTCACTTTCCCCAACGGTAACCCCCCCACCAACGGGTCACTTTTTATCCATCTTTTTCcgctttctttttttaataatattccCCTTTTTTCatccaataaataaataataataataataatattcccATTTCCCTTTTTTCTGCTTCTGGCTCCCGTTTTCCTGAAAAAATATCTTaacattactttaaaattaaactataattttattctgttaaaatatgttataaatttatgtgttctttataaatttaaaatctaattttaaaaattaattcttttatttttttaaatttaaaaatgtaagggtgcgtttggttcgctgtattggattagaggtgtattggattagaggtgtattggattagaggtgtaatagcaaatcaactgcttggttgaatgtaatggaatagaggcgtaatagtaatcttgtgtttggttgaatggaatagaggtgtaatagcatagtggaaaaaactaaaatgactagaatacccttagcataaatttgttttggtaaatgattattgttattgttatttaaattttaataagattattattatcaataataaatattttaatcatatttaaacataattattattaaatatattataattaaaatatataatttaataaaattcttaataattaatattcttatatgaatttactcaaatcataatatatgataccataaaagataatttgaaataattaatattaaatatattttaattaaaatatatgatttaataaaatttaaaataattataactaataaattatcttatatgaatttgtataatttaaaataattattattacatataatttaataataatatataatttcataaaattcttgataataaattttcttatatgaatttatacaatttaaaataattaatattaaaagaactaaaaagcACGTCCGATGAATTTGGATAAATGATTGTCTAGATGCACTTGAATCAATAAATTCATTCTTGATGTAAAacctttttatattaatttataaaatttaaaatttcaaaatactaataatataaataaccacttattaaaaaatacatatagaaTGGATCAAGATAAATAGGTGTCCAAATTCAATTGTATCTagataatattcaaataataaacataaaacagaATGGAATGAAGAGGGCAGACAGTAAAAATTTTGCCATGAAAGTATGACTGCGGATGCCTGCTAAATAGAATGCATGTCTTACAAGATCCACCTTGTTTCTCAAATGATTGGATAAATTTTTCTCACACaattattttcttatcattACAGCCTAATCTTTCCAACCCAGATCACCGCACAAGAGAAAAAGGGGTTAAAACAACAGAAACGGTTCAGAAATTCTAGTCGAGACCAAAAGCTTGGCCATTAAATTCACAAAAATGTCAATAGCCCCAGTAGTCATTCCGGATCTCATCATCGAATTTCTTTTTAAGCTCTGGATGTTTCTCAAAGTACTCGTCTGCGATCATGGTGTTGATCTTTTGCTGttcataaaaaaagataaaaaattcagCAATTGTGATTTGGAACACAACAACACACATTCCggcattgttttatttattacctTAAGTTCTTGAACCTCGGCAATTTCTTTCTCCAATCGCTCAGACTCTTTCAAGGATTTCTCCTCTGCCTCTTTCAATTCTACAAGCTATAACCACAAATAAATAGCACATCATTCGAGGAAAAAACTTGGAGACAGGGTAAAAGAGAGTCAATTATCCTGTTGATTCTCACCAATTCATcaaattttggtttgtattGAGGAGTGACGGTGTCAACAAACTTGGGGATCTCTACACCTGCAATGGAAGAGTATATAACATTTGTAACGGTGAATCCCTCAAAACTCCATCCAAACCTTATAACAAGCATGATAAATATGATTACTTCGACTGCTAGAAATTGCAAACAAGTGACAATTGAGTAGCTAGATGtctatattttcttcattctacTTTGAACATAAGTATAGGAGTATCTCAAGTTTTGGTGTCCAGAAGAATCTGATCACATAATagcattattgaaatgaaacatCTACGGCATTAATCTGAAATTGTTAAATGCTAATAGCATTCAACAAGTGAATTGCACATAAATAAGAATTGTATTTGCAAACAAAATAGCAGCCAATTtaaacaatgtcctcattggcAATTGATTTCCATTTAACTTTCAGTGACGTATGGGGCATGGAACTGATCTAGGAAAGATCAAGGAGATCTGGAGCTGGAAAATGATTGATAACTGTGTTACGCAAACTCGAGTACAAGTGTCAGATCAGGCTAAATGTCCAAAATAGGTATGTTCAACTTTTTTCCAAGAATTTGTAGGGTCCTTGAAGGGTCATATCCCCATATCTATGGTCCAGATATAGGTCAGGCATTGATATTTCCATAAAAAACAGTCAGAGAAATATAAAGCAATAGCAATATAAAGCAAAGGGCACAGAAATCCTCAGGAATCAGAAAGCTCAATCTGAAACTGCAAATTCCATTCTAAATACTATCACATGCTATGACCAGCAGAAGGGAGAGGAGTATCTTGGCTGAATGAACCATGCAGAAGATCACCTGTACGGTGGAAGCAGACGATAGTTGACAATTTCAAGCACCAGAAGTGTCACCGCAGGCTTGCTCAATAAAGAAGCATTCCTCTGTGCCAAATGCTGCAAAGAAGGCATTTTAAAGAAATCCTATTATTCTATTAGCAAGTgacaatatatttttgtaaatccATAAAGAGAGAATAAGGAAATCAGACTTTAGCTTTggtctaaattgaaaaaatcagCAGTCAGACAACAACTAAGCCTTCTCCCAGTACATGGAGTCATCTATTGATCATAAATCATCATTGGCTCTTATATAAGTTGCCAATGGATGGTTACAATGGGTTTGGAAAGAAATTTCCAAAGtgcaattttctaaattaaatgatttaataaagGGTGAATTGTTACATTTAGTCAGTTAGTTGGTTTGGATGAAAAGTAGCATGATCTTGAACAGATGTCAGGAAATctgaaaaacaaatattatattGACAGATAAAGTCATTATAAgtcaaaatttgtttttccaAATTAGTAGGATGATTGACTTACTTTCAGCCAGTAGCAAGAATGAGGTTACAAGTATATTGAAAGTGGCAATTACTTCTTAAGACTTCCATTAAAAATGAGATGGAATAACTTTTCCAATGGACAAAATTTATACCACAAATCTCGAAAACTGCATGACACTAATCCTTTACTAAGAAATCTTCTAAAAGATAAGAAATAATAACATTAGAAGGAAGCAAGTTACACTGAAGTGCGAACAAAATAACGAATGAGGTGCAATGAGCAACAATCTGGTGTATGTTTCAACCATAGCAATACTAGGAACAACCTGCGTCAAACGAATCAATACCAAGCATTAGAAACAGTTTGAAAATCAGTAGTGATCCAATTGTCAAAgaccaaataaaattaattaagcctacaagaaaatagtgatcaatttataaattagatTACATTACTCTATTCAGGATAATACCTGCCCAGCAAATAAAGATTGTTCCATTTGAAAGACCAACTTCAAATAAAGATTCATTGAAAAGCCAGATAACAGTGAAATAGGCAATGGACTAACTTCCCGCATCACCATGAATCTCTCATTGGGCTGTACATTTGCTTCAGGTAACAACTCTGTAACTCCACCAGAAGATAACCAATTCATGACCGTTTCACAAGCTGGCTGCGCCATCGTGTAGGAGACAACCCAAAACATCCCAATTGATTTATAGAGAGAATAAAAAAGGAGCTAGGGattagagagaagaaaaagaccTGGCTGAATTTGGTTTGTAAAGTAGAGTTAACTTCATCAAAAGTGCGACGAAGAGTAGCGAACTCTTTGCGAGCCTCATCGGAGACCAAAAGCTTAGCCATCCCTTCCCAATCAATGTTCTTTGATGCTTTGAACGCGACATCGACGACTTTCTTCCCCGGTCTGCTCATTTTTCTCGCACTTTCTCGCTTCCCAAACGCGAGACGGTGGAGATTTGGTTCGAAGAAAACTGCTGTTGATGTTGGGAGGGAGAGGGTGGGGTGGAGCAGCAGATTTTGGCtggggagggtaaaacagaaaCGATTAGCTAATCCTTACTTTTGAAACGGATTGGCTAATCGTTGTTGAAGCAGAGAAAATGATGAATACATCCGTGTTGTAATAGGCCTGTAATAGGCAATACATCAAACCAAACACGGGATTAAGTGGGGATTAGTGGGGCCCacggattaggggtgtattggctaatccaatacacccaaccaaacatgctgtaaGTTTGACTGATAATACTGTcaaatttagatatattataatattatttttttagttaacctataaccaaataaatattttatttattttaaaatatcacactaaaatatttaataaaaaattcaacagtATTTAATTGgatctaaattataaaatttaaaaaataataaaattaaattctgaaaaataaaaataaaaatttaaaattaataaaaagtagaactaatgacatattttatcctaattttgCTTCCTGTTAGCTCACGAGACTGACAAATAAATATTACGAAAGTGAAACGTGTTTTGCAAAACAAAATCACAACCGTCCAAAAGGCTGAAAAGTAGCAGGCAAGTGTCTGGATTTGTTTTATTCATTGTGGTGATGTAAGCTTTGTAACCGCCCAATCAAATACTACCTTCACAAACAGATGTGATGAGGACGTTGAGTGGACAATCACAAGGCCCAAAACAGgtaatcaaaactaaaaataaagttaacCATATACCAttggtaaatttaaaatttagtccttatatttttatttttataaatttaactcttttatttttaatattttaaaatttaaatttaataattaatattattaaatttatttatgtggCATTTTGTAATAGAAAATACTCACTTaatagctatggaattaaaAGAATGACATAAtagacttgaatttaataaaataatttaaatagtgCTAACAGtttgacttaaattttaaaatttaaaaagtaaaaagattaaattacaaatttacaataaGTACAGGGACATTATAActatttaaccaaaataaaaaactgaaacttttattattattttgtttgtaataaaaaaattgaaagaaactcTGTTGAGGATAAGAACAAAGGGTATAAACCAACAAGAAACCTGTCAACATCCTCCTGCTCTTTCCAGAAACATCTTTCCAATTCCAAAAACCCTAATCATACTCTTAATgcaatcattttatttaaataaaaattatttcatgttatatttatattaaagtaatattttttttcctggttaatatgttttttaaataaaattaaattctttaaatttaatttaaataatgaaaaaaaaaaagacaaccCAACTTTTTTGCTTTGAGCCAAATAATTCCATTACACTCACTACATTATCCCATCTATAAAGGCACcagattcttcatctttctcttACCATCACTACTTTAGGTTGGGTTGCACTtgagggaaagaaaaaaaaaaaaaaaagcttgaatCTAATTTTTTGAAGATGGAGGGTAAAGAAGAGGATGTTAAGCTAGGAGCAAACAAGTTCTCAGAGAGACAACCTATTGGGACATCAGCCCAGACAGACAAGGACTACAAGGAGCCACCAGCAGCACCCTTCTTTGAGCCTGGTGAACTCAAATCATGGTCTTTTTACAGAGCTGGTATTGCCGAGTTTGTAGCCACCTTCTTGTTCCTTTACATCAC
The Gossypium raimondii isolate GPD5lz chromosome 8, ASM2569854v1, whole genome shotgun sequence DNA segment above includes these coding regions:
- the LOC105792233 gene encoding mediator of RNA polymerase II transcription subunit 23-like, whose product is MSRPGKKVVDVAFKASKNIDWEGMAKLLVSDEARKEFATLRRTFDEVNSTLQTKFSQPACETVMNWLSSGGVTELLPEANVQPNERFMVMREVSPLPISLLSGFSMNLYLKLVFQMEQSLFAGQVVPSIAMVETYTRLLLIAPHSLFCSHFSHLAQRNASLLSKPAVTLLVLEIVNYRLLPPYRCRDPQVC